The following are encoded in a window of Vigna unguiculata cultivar IT97K-499-35 chromosome 8, ASM411807v1, whole genome shotgun sequence genomic DNA:
- the LOC114193427 gene encoding pentatricopeptide repeat-containing protein At1g19720, translating to MEKNLIILHNKPWPSLLIPSHSPSQLEWQGSTRVHASSNNVSMIKLSHPKLIDTQLNKLCVNGQLSEAVAILDSLAQQGSEVRPMTFINLLQACIDRDCIWVGRELHARVGLVRKVDPFVETKLVSMYAKCGLLEEARKVFDEMRERNLFTWSAMIGACSRDLKWEEVVELFYDMMENGVLPDDFLLPKILKACGKCRDFEAGRLIHSMVIRRGRCSSLRVINSILAVYAKCGEMSYAEKLFRRMDERSYVSWNVIITGYCQKGEIEQARKYFDAMQEEGIEPGLVTWNILIASYSQLGHCEIAIDLMRKMESFRITPDVYTWTSLISGFTQKGRINDAFELLREMFIVGVEPNSITIASAVSACASVKSLSMGLEVHSIAVKAGLVDDMIIGNSLIDMYAKGGNLEAAQRIFDEMLKRDVYSWNSIIGGYCQAGFCGKAHELFLKMQESDSPPNVVTWNVMITGFMQNGAEDEALDLFQRIEKDGNIKPNVASWNSLISGFLQSGQKEKALQIFRRMQFSNMAPNLVTVLTILPACANLVAAKKVKEIHCCAIRRNLVSELYVSNTFIDNYAKSGNIMYSRRVFDGLSPKDIISWNSLLSGYVLHGCSESALDLFDQMKKDDRLHPNRVTLASIISAYSHAGMVDKGKHTFSNMSEDFKIRLDLEHYSAMVYLLGRSGKLAEALKFILNMPVEPNFSVWATFLTACRIHRNFGMAIFAGERLLELDPENIITQHLLSQAYSLCGKSWEAPKMTKLEKEKFPVGQSWIEMNNMVHTFVVGDQSKPYLDKLHSWLKRVGVNVKAHISDIGDCIEEEEKEDVGSVHSEKLAIAFALIGSHHTPQILRIVKNLRMCKDCHDTAKYTSLAYGCEIYLSDSNCLHHFKDGHCSCRDYW from the coding sequence ATGGAGAAGAACCTTATTATTCTACACAATAAACCATGGCCTTCTCTGTTAATACCTTCTCACAGTCCCTCCCAATTGGAGTGGCAGGgctcaacaagggtccatgcaAGTTCCAACAATGTCTCTATGATCAAATTGTCACACCCAAAATTGATAGATACCCAGTTGAATAAACTATGTGTCAATGGTCAGCTGAGTGAGGCTGTGGCAATTCTTGACTCCTTGGCCCAACAAGGGTCCGAGGTGAGACCCATGACCTTCATTAACTTGCTTCAGGCTTGTATTGACAGAGACTGCATTTGGGTGGGTAGGGAGTTGCATGCCAGGGTTGGGTTGGTGAGGAAGGTGGACCCTTTTGTGGAGACCAAGTTGGTTAGCATGTATGCTAAATGTGGGCTCTTGGAGGAAGCACGgaaagtgtttgatgaaatgcgTGAGAGGAATTTGTTCACTTGGTCTGCTATGATTGGTGCTTGCTCGAGAGACCTTAAGTGGGAGGAAGTTGTGGAGCTTTTTTATGATATGATGGAAAATGGGGTTTTGCCTGATGATTTTTTGCTACCAAAGATTTTGAAGGCTTGCGGAAAGTGCAGGGATTTTGAAGCTGGGAGGTTGATCCATTCGATGGTGATCCGTAGAGGAAGGTGCTCTTCTTTGCGTGTGATCAATTCAATTCTGGCTGTGTATGCTAAGTGTGGGGAGATGAGTTATGCAGAGAAGCTTTTTAGAAGAATGGATGAGAGGAGCTATGTTTCCTGGAATGTGATAATAACTGGATATTGTCAGAAGGGTGAGATCGAACAAGCTCGGAAGTACTTTGATGCAATGCAGGAGGAAGGGATTGAACCAGGATTGGTAACTTGGAACATTTTGATTGCCAGTTATAGTCAGTTGGGGCATTGTGAGATTGCAATTGATTTAATGAGGAAGATGGAGAGTTTTAGGATTACTCCAGATGTATATACTTGGACTTCTTTGATTTCTGGGTTTACTCAAAAGGGAAGGATAAATGATGCTTTTGAGTTGTTGAGGGAGATGTTTATAGTGGGGGTTGAGCCCAACAGTATTACAATTGCTAGTGCAGTCTCGGCATGTGCATCAGTAAAATCACTAAGTATGGGATTAGAAGTCCATTCTATTGCTGTTAAGgcaggtttggttgatgatATGATAATTGGTAATTCACTGATTGATATGTATGCCAAAGGTGGCAATCTGGAAGCTGCTCAACGCATTTTTGATGAAATGTTAAAGAGAGATGTATATTCTTGGAACTCAATTATTGGAGGGTATTGCCAAGCTGGTTTCTGTGGCAAAGCTCACGAGTTATTTCTGAAAATGCAGGAGTCTGATTCACCACCTAACGTTGTGACATGGAATGTGATGATCACAGGATTTATGCAGAATGGTGCCGAGGACGAGGCATTGGATCTTTTTCAAAGAATTGAGAAAGATGGGAATATTAAACCAAATGTAGCATCATGGAATTCTTTAATTTCTGGTTTCTTGCAGAGTGGACAAAAGGAAAAGGCATTGCAGATATTTCGGCGGATGCAGTTCTCCAATATGGCTCCCAACTTAGTTACAGTGCTTACCATCCTTCCTGCCTGTGCAAACCTAGTGGCTGCTAAGAAAGTGAAAGAAATTCATTGCTGTGCAATACGTAGAAATTTAGTGTCTGAACTTTATGTATCGAATACATTCATCGATAATTATGCTAAGTCAGGAAATATAATGTACTCCAGAAGAGTATTTGATGGATTATCCCCAAAAGATATCATCAGCTGGAACTCTCTTCTTTCAGGTTATGTTTTACACGGCTGTTCAGAGTCTGCACTTGATCTTTTTGATCAGATGAAGAAGGACGATAGACTCCATCCAAATAGAGTTACTCTTGCAAGTATTATCTCAGCTTATAGTCATGCTGGAATGGTGGATAAGGGAAAACATACTTTCTCCAACATGAGTGAAGACTTTAAGATCAGACTTGATCTGGAACATTATTCCGCTATGGTCTATTTGCTTGGTCGTTCGGGTAAGCTTGCCGAAGCACTGAAGTTTATTCTGAACATGCCCGTTGAACCAAATTTTTCTGTATGGGCCACCTTTCTGACTGCCTGCAGAATTCATAGGAATTTCGGAATGGCTATCTTTGCAGGAGAACGTCTGCTTGAGTTGGATCCTGAAAATATAATAACTCAGCATTTACTTTCACAGGCATATTCTTTATGTGGGAAGTCTTGGGAAGCTCCAAAAATGACAAAGCTGGAGAAAGAAAAGTTTCCAGTTGGGCAAAGCTGGATTGAAATGAATAACATGGTCCATACTTTTGTTGTTGGTGATCAGTCAAAACCATATTTGGACAAGCTACATTCTTGGCTAAAACGTGTAGGTGTAAATGTGAAGGCACATATTTCTGACATTGGGGATTGCATTgaggaagaagagaaggaagaCGTTGGTAGTGTACATAGTGAAAAGCTTGCGATTGCGTTTGCTTTAATAGGTTCTCATCACACACCTCAAATTTTACGGATAGTAAAGAATTTGAGAATGTGTAAGGACTGCCATGACACAGCTAAATACACATCGTTGGCATATGGATGTGAAATATATTTAAGCGATTCaaattgtttacaccattttAAAGATGGTCATTGTTCTTGTAGGGATTATTGGTAG
- the LOC114193336 gene encoding omega-3 fatty acid desaturase, endoplasmic reticulum — protein MVKDTEPLAYAANGHPKDFDASAPPPFKIAEIRAAIPEHCWVKNPWRSLSYVLRDVVVIAALAAAAIHFDNWFIWLLYWPVQGTMFWAIFVLGHDCGHGSFSNSSFFNNLVGHILHSSILVPYHGWRVSHRTHHQNHGHIEKDESWVPLTEKIYKNLDYMTRLARFTVPFPLFAYPIYLFGRSPGKEGSHFNPYSNLFPPNERKGIAISTLCWLIMFSLLIYLSFIISPLQVIKVYGIPYWIFVMWLDFVTYLHHHGHPRKLPWYRGQEWSYLRGGLTTVDRDYGWINNIHHDIGTHVIHHLFPQIPHYNLVEATKAAKGVLGEYYREPERSAPIPFHLIKYLMQSMREDHFVSDTGDVVYYQTDPHLHQD, from the exons ATGGTTAAAGACACAGAGCCTTTAGCCTATGCTGCAAATGGGCACCCGAAAGATTTTGACGCTAGTGCTCCTCCGCCATTCAAGATTGCTGAAATAAGAGCAGCCATACCAGAACATTGCTGGGTCAAGAACCCTTGGAGATCTCTCAGTTATGTTCTCAGGGATGTGGTGGTTATTGCTGCATTGGCGGCGGCGGCAATTCACTTCGACAACTGGTTCATCTGGCTCCTCTATTGGCCTGTTCAGGGCACAATGTTCTGGGCCATTTTTGTGCTTGGACATGATTG TGGCCATGGAAGCTTTTCAAACAGCTCTTTCTTCAACAACCTGGTGGGACACATCTTGCATTCCTCAATTCTTGTTCCATATCATGGCTG GAGGGTTAGTCACAGAACTCACCATCAAAACCATGGACACATTGAGAAGGACGAGTCATGGGTGCCA TTAACAGAGAAGATTTACAAGAATCTAGACTACATGACAAGACTTGCTAGATTCACTGTGCCATTTCCATTGTTTGCCTATCCAATTTATTTG TTTGGAAGAAGCCCCGGAAAGGAAGGGTCTCATTTCAATCCCTACAGCAATCTGTTCCCACCCAATGAGAGAAAAGGAATAGCAATTTCAACACTGTGTTGGCTTATCATGTTTTCTCTGCTTATCTATCTATCCTTCATCATTAGTCCACTTCAAGTGATCAAGGTTTATGGCATTCCATATTGG ATATTTGTTATGTGGCTGGACTTTGTTACATACTTGCATCACCATGGTCACCCCAGGAAACTACCATGGTACCGTGGCCAG GAATGGAGTTATTTAAGAGGAGGTCTTACAACTGTGGATCGTGACTATGGCTGGATCAACAACATTCACCATGACATTGGCACCCACGTTATCCATCATCTCTTCCCTCAAATCCCTCACTACAACCTTGTTGAAGCG ACAAAGGCAGCAAAAGGAGTTCTTGGAGAGTATTACCGTGAGCCAGAAAGATCTGCACCAATTCCATTTCATCTAATAAAGTATTTGATGCAGAGCATGAGAGAAGACCACTTCGTGAGTGACACTGGAGACGTTGTTTATTATCAGACTGATCCTCACTTGCACCAAGACTGA